From a single Pseudomonas serboccidentalis genomic region:
- a CDS encoding nuclear transport factor 2 family protein, producing MTRTRLLIGFLCTFCGYTMAAPAPAEKDVAQAVDHLTQAMLHKNIPELNALTADNLTYGHSNGKIQDKKAFIADIETGKSAFKTLEMQNQTITLSGDTALVRHHFSAQALKGTEVVPTEIENFQIWQKQQGTWLLVGRQAYKF from the coding sequence ATGACCAGGACCCGACTTCTGATCGGATTTCTCTGCACCTTCTGCGGTTACACCATGGCTGCCCCTGCCCCGGCAGAAAAAGATGTCGCCCAAGCGGTCGATCATCTGACCCAGGCGATGCTGCACAAAAACATCCCCGAGTTGAACGCCCTGACGGCCGACAACCTGACCTACGGCCACTCCAACGGCAAGATCCAGGACAAAAAAGCGTTCATCGCCGACATCGAAACAGGCAAAAGTGCATTCAAGACACTTGAAATGCAGAACCAGACCATCACCCTTTCTGGTGACACCGCACTGGTGCGTCATCATTTTTCGGCGCAGGCACTGAAAGGCACGGAGGTGGTACCGACGGAGATCGAGAATTTCCAGATCTGGCAGAAGCAGCAAGGAACGTGGTTGCTGGTCGGGAGACAGGCGTACAAATTCTGA